CGGTTCCCGCGTACAGGCCGTTACCCAGGAGCTGGCAGGCGAGCGCATCGACATCGTGCTGTGGGCACCGGAACCGGCGCAGTTCGTGATCAACGCACTGTCCCCGGCTGAAGTGAACCGCATCATGATCGACGAAGACAACCACAGCATGGACGTGGTAGTCGAGGAAGACCAGCTGGCTCTGGCCATTGGCCGCAGCGGCCAGAACGTGAAGCTCGCTGCCGAGCTGACCGGCTGGTACCTGAACATCATGACTGTGACCGAAGCGGAAGAGAAACACCAGGCGGAAGACGCGCAACTGCGCGATCTCTTCGTCACTCATCTGGGTGTGGATGAAGCTACGGCCACCGTGCTGGTACAGGAAGGTTTTGCCACCCTGGAAGAGGTGGCGTATGTGCCGATCGCCGAAATGCTGGAGATCGACGGTTTTGACGAGGAGTTGGTGAATGAACTGCGCAGCCGTGCACGTGACGCCATCCTCACTCAGGCCATTGCGTCCGAAGAGAAAGTCGAAGGTGTGTCCGAAGACCTGAAAGATATCGAAGGTCTGGATGCCGAACTGGTTCGCAAGTTGGCCGAGAACGGCGTGTCCACGCGGGATGATCTGGCCGATCTGGCTGTCGACGATCTGGTGGACATGACCGGCATTGAAGCTGAAGCTGCACGTGCAATCATCATGAAAGCGCGCGAACACTGGTTCAACCAGTAAGGCTTCTTCGGGAAGTATTTACGGAATTTGGGAAGACGCATGGTATTGACGAATGTAAAACAGTTTGCCGGTGAGCTGAACCTCACGCCTGAACGATTGCTGGAACAGCTTCGTGCGGCGGGTGTGTCCAAGCGCGCGCCGGATGATACGCTCTCTGAGCAGGATAAATCCCAGCTTCTTGACTACCTGAAGCGTTCGCATGGCGCCCGTGATGAGTCGCGTATTACGCTGACCCGCAAGTCCACCAGTGAAATCAAGACCGCAGACGGTGGTACGGTAAAGGTTGAGACGCGCAAGAAGCGTGTTGTGGTTCGCCCGGAAGATGGCCCGGCTCCGGCAGCAGAAGCTGTCGCAGCTGCCCCGGCACCTGCTGCTCCGGTGACCAAGCCTGTTGAAGCTGTTTCTGCCCCTGCTCCGGCGGCAGAAACCAAGCCGGTTGAAGTTAAACCGGAAGCAAAGCCGGAACCGCAAGCAAAGGTTGAACCCAAGGTGGAATCCAAGCCCGCCGCACCGGTAGCTCCGGTAGCGGAAGCCCCGGCCAAGGAAGCTGCACCTGCTGCCAAGCCGGCCCCGGCTCCGGTACGCACCGTGGCCTCTATTCTGTCGCCGGAAGAAGTAGCCTCCCGCGAAGCGGAAGAAAAGCGTCAGGCTGCTTTCCGTGCCCGTCAGCAAGAGCTGATGCGCGAAAAGATCGAACGCGAAGAGCGCCGTCAGGCTGCTCGTCTGGCTGCCCAGCAACCAGCACCGGCACCGGCTCCCAAGCCGGTGGAAGCACCCAAACCGGTTGAAGCGCGCAGCGAAGAGCGCCGTGATGAACGTGGTCCGCGTCCCGCTGGTGACAACCGTGGCCCGCGCCCGGCTGGTGACAACCGTGGTCCGCGTCCGGCTGGCGACAACCGTGGCCCGCGCCCGGCTGGCGACAACCGTGGCCCGCGTCCGGCTGGCGACAACCGTGGCCCGCGCCCGGCTGGTGACAACCGTGGTCCGCGTCCGGCTGCTGCCGGTGCACCGGGTGCCCCCGCTGTTCCGGCTACCGTGGCTGGCCGTCCTGATGCCAAGAAGGGTGGCGTCAAGAAGGGCAATGAGCGCTGGGAAGAAGGCAAGAAGGGCCGTGGTCTGAAGACCAAGGGCGGCGATGCCGGCAGCGACTGGAAATCCCGCGGCGGCAAGGGCAAGCACAAGCAGAACAACCAGCATGCCTTCCAGGCTCCGACCGAGCCCATCGTGCATGACGTGCTGGTGCCGGAAACCATCTCCGTGGCCGATCTGGCTCACCGCATGGCCGTCAAGGGCGTTGAGGTGATCAAGGTCCTGATGAAGATGGGCATGATGGTCACCATCAACCAGGTGCTGGACCAGGAAACCGCCATGATCGTGGTGGAAGAAATGGGCCACAAGCCGCGTGCGGCACAGGCGGACGATCCGGAAGCCTACCTGGAAAAGCCGGAAGGCGAAGAAGTGGAAGTGGCTGTACAGCCGCGTCCGCCGGTGGTCACCGTGATGGGTCACGTCGACCACGGCAAGACCTCGCTGCTGGACTACATCCGTCGCGCCAAGGTGGCTGCGGGCGAAGCCGGCGGCATTACCCAGCATATCGGTGCCTACCACGTGGAAACCCCGCGCGGCATGATCACCTTCCTGGATACCCCGGGTCATGAAGCGTTTACCGCCATGCGTGCCCGTGGTGCCAAGGCCACTGACATTGTGGTGCTGGTGGTGGCTGCCGACGACGGCGTGATGCCGCAGACCATTGAAGCCATTCACCATGCCAAGGCTGCCAAGGTGCCGATGGTGGTAGCGGTCAACAAGATCGACAAGATGGGTGCCAATGTAGAACGCATCCGTCAGGAACTGGTTTCGCACGAAGTGGTGCCGGAAGACTGGGGTGGCGATACCCAGTTCATCGAAGTCTCTGCCAAGCAGGGCACCAATATCGATGCGCTGCTGGAAGCCATCCTGCTGCAGGCTGAAGTGCTGGAGTTGAATGCACCGATCGAAGCCCCGGCCAAGGGCATCATCGTGGAAGCCCGTCTGGACAAGGGTCGTGGCCCGGTTGCCACGCTGCTGGTTCAGTCCGGCACCCTGAAGAAGGGCGATGTGGTATTGGCTGGTACGGCATTTGGTCGCGTTCGCGCCATGATGGACGAAAACGGCAAGGCTATCGACACTGCTGGTCCGGCTATCCCGGTAGAGATTCTGGGTCTGTCTGACGTGCCGCAAGCCGGTGAAGATGCCATGGTGCTGACCGACGAACGCAAGGCGCGTGAAATCGCCCTGTTCCGTGCCGGCAAGTTCCGTGATGTCCGTCTGGCCAAGCAGCAGGCCGCCAAGCTGGAAAACATGTTTGCCCAGATGGCCGATGGCAGTGGCGAGGTGCAAACCTTGTCCATCATCATCAAGGCCGATGTGCAGGGTTCTTACGAAGCCCTGGCCGGCAGTCTGCAGAAGCTGTCCACCGACGAAGTACGTGTCAGCATCCTGCACTCCGGTGTGGGTGGTATCTCGGAATCAGACATCAACCTGGCGATCGCCTCCAAGGCCATCGTGATCGGCTTCAACACCCGCTCCGATGCCGCCGCGCGCAAGCTGGCCGAGAACGAAGGCGTGGACATCCGTTACTACAGCATCATCTACGATGCCGTGGACGAAGTGAAAGCAGCCTTGTCCGGCATGCTGGCACCGGAGAAGAAGGAACAAATCCTGGGTACCGTCGAGATCCGTCAGGTGATCCCGGTGTCGAAGGTAGGCAATATTGCAGGTTGTATGGTGACCGACGGTCTGATCAAGCGTACTGCTTCGATCCGTCTGATCCGCAACCACGTGGTGGTGCATACCGGCGAACTGGACTCGCTCAAGCGCTTCAAGGACGACGTGAAGGAAGTGAAGCAGGGTTACGAATGTGGCCTGATGCTGAAGAACTTCAACGACATCCAGGAAGGCGACCAACTGGAAGCTTTCGAAATCGTGGAAGTGGCTCGCTCGCTGTAAGCGGCGGCTCCCCGGCGGGCGCGCTTCGAGCTCAGGCTCGAAGGCGCTCGCCTTTTGCATTCAAAGCGGCTGACACAAGGCCGGGCGTCTGCCCGGCTGGCTGTTGGCCGCTTTTATACCGACAGGATGGAAATCATGGCCAAAGCCAGAAAAGGTTTCTCCCGCGCCGACCGTATTGCTGAGCAGATTCAGCGCGAGTTGGCCGAACTGGTCCGTACCGGTCTGAAAGACCCGCGCGTGGGCTGGATCACCATTACCGCCGTGCAGGTGACGCGTGACTACTCGCACGCCAAGGTGTTCTACACCGTCATGGATGAAAAGACGCGCGAAGTCAGCCAGGAAGCGCTGGAGCACTCCGCCGGTTTCCTGCGTTCCGAACTGGGTCGCAGCATCAAGATGTTCACCACGCCGCAGTTGCACTTTGTCTACGATGAGTCGGTATCGCGCGGCATGCACATGACCAGCCTGATCAACCAGGTGGCAAAGGAAGACGCCGAGAAATTCGGTGCCGGTGATGCTGAGGCAGCTGATGACGAGGGTGGCGCCGAATGAGCAAGCCGCGCAGCAACCGCCGCCAGATTGATGGCGTGCTGCTGATCGACAAGCCCTACGACATTTCCAGTAATAACGCGCTGCAAAAGGCGCGCTGGTTGCTCAATGCCGCCAAGGCCGGCCATACCGGCGTGCTGGACCCCTTGGCCACCGGCTTGTTGCCGATGTGTCTGGGGGAGGCCACCAAGTTTTCCTCCTATCTGCTGGATGCCGACAAGGGCTATCGTGCTACTGTGCGTTTTGGCGCAGCCACCAGCACCGGCGACATCGAGGGTGAGGTGGTGCGGGAATGCCCGATTGCCTTTGATGAAGCCGGCCTGCTACAAGTGATGCAGCAGTTTGTTGGTGAAGTCAGCCAGGTGCCGCCGATGTATTCGGCGCTCAAGCATCAGGGCAAACCGTTGTATGAATATGCCCGCGAAGGCATTGAAATTCATCGCGAGCCACGTCGCATCACCATCCACTCGCTCAAGCTGATCAGCTTTGATGGCGTGGAAGCGGTGATCGACGTGTTGTGCAGCAAGGGCACGTATATCCGCACCTTGGCGGAAGACATTGCCATTGCGCTGGATTGCGCTGCTCATCTGACCGGTTTGCGCCGCACCACTACCGGTGGCTTCCAGTTGTCCGAGGCCCATACCCTGGCCGATGTGGAGGCGCTGGACATGGCCGGGCGCGAAGCGCTGCTGTTGCCGGTCGACGTATTGGTGCAACACTTTCCGGCGCATACGCTGGATGCAGCCAGCGTCGCGCGTTTTATTCACGGACAGGCCGTGCGTTTTGCCGGTGAGTGTGCGAGAATGACGCGCTTTCGTGTTTACAGCGATGTAAATGCGGAGTTTCTGGGTCTGGCCGAGCTGCGGGATGATGACATGCTGCACCCGATCAGACTCCTGGCTGTCAAACAGACAGCCTGCTAGCGAAGTGCGGATGGGTTGGGCAACCGGCTCGCTGCACTTGTCGGATCGCAAGATCCTTACCTGATTTGGAGTTACCCAAAATGGCAATGACCGCCGCCCAAAAAGCAGACATCGTTAAAAGCTTCCAACACAAGGAAGGCGATACCGGTTCGTCCGAAGTGCAAGTTGCACTGCTGACCGCTCGTATCAACGACCTGACCCCGCACTTCAAAGCCAATACAAAAGACCACCACAGCCGTCGTGGCCTGCTGAAGATGGTGAGCCGTCGTCGTCGTCTGCTTGACTACCTCAAGCGTACCGATGCTGACAGCTACCGCGCTCTGATTGCCCGTCTGGGTCTGCGCAAGTAATTGGTTCAGGTTTGAAAAAGTCGCAGCTGGTCTGCGACTTTTTCACGCTGGCCTTCAAGCACGCTGTATTACTGTGACAACGGGGGGAGCCTCTAGAAATTTTGATCGATACCGGTCCGAATTTTTAGGGGTTCCCGTTGTGTTTTCAGCTTGAAAAAACATTTTTGACTAAGGGATGCCCTGTGTTCAATAAAATCACCAAATCGTTTCAGTATGGTAACCAGACCGTTACCCTGGAAACCGGCGAAGTAGCGCGCCAGGCTTCCGGCTCCGTTATTGTTTCCGTTGATGAAACCGTGGTTCTGGTTGCCGTTGTCGGCGGCAAGAACGTCAAGCCGGGTCAGGACTTCTTCCCGCTGACCGTAGACTACCTGGAGCGTACCTACGCTGCCGGTAAAATCCCGGGTGGCTTCTTCAAGCGCGAAGGCAAGCAATCCGAGAAGGAAGTGCTGACCAGCCGCCTGATCGACCGTCCGATCCGTCCGCTGTTCCCGGAAGGCTTCTACCACGACGTACAGATCGTGG
The sequence above is drawn from the Aquitalea denitrificans genome and encodes:
- the truB gene encoding tRNA pseudouridine(55) synthase TruB — translated: MSKPRSNRRQIDGVLLIDKPYDISSNNALQKARWLLNAAKAGHTGVLDPLATGLLPMCLGEATKFSSYLLDADKGYRATVRFGAATSTGDIEGEVVRECPIAFDEAGLLQVMQQFVGEVSQVPPMYSALKHQGKPLYEYAREGIEIHREPRRITIHSLKLISFDGVEAVIDVLCSKGTYIRTLAEDIAIALDCAAHLTGLRRTTTGGFQLSEAHTLADVEALDMAGREALLLPVDVLVQHFPAHTLDAASVARFIHGQAVRFAGECARMTRFRVYSDVNAEFLGLAELRDDDMLHPIRLLAVKQTAC
- the infB gene encoding translation initiation factor IF-2, whose amino-acid sequence is MVLTNVKQFAGELNLTPERLLEQLRAAGVSKRAPDDTLSEQDKSQLLDYLKRSHGARDESRITLTRKSTSEIKTADGGTVKVETRKKRVVVRPEDGPAPAAEAVAAAPAPAAPVTKPVEAVSAPAPAAETKPVEVKPEAKPEPQAKVEPKVESKPAAPVAPVAEAPAKEAAPAAKPAPAPVRTVASILSPEEVASREAEEKRQAAFRARQQELMREKIEREERRQAARLAAQQPAPAPAPKPVEAPKPVEARSEERRDERGPRPAGDNRGPRPAGDNRGPRPAGDNRGPRPAGDNRGPRPAGDNRGPRPAGDNRGPRPAAAGAPGAPAVPATVAGRPDAKKGGVKKGNERWEEGKKGRGLKTKGGDAGSDWKSRGGKGKHKQNNQHAFQAPTEPIVHDVLVPETISVADLAHRMAVKGVEVIKVLMKMGMMVTINQVLDQETAMIVVEEMGHKPRAAQADDPEAYLEKPEGEEVEVAVQPRPPVVTVMGHVDHGKTSLLDYIRRAKVAAGEAGGITQHIGAYHVETPRGMITFLDTPGHEAFTAMRARGAKATDIVVLVVAADDGVMPQTIEAIHHAKAAKVPMVVAVNKIDKMGANVERIRQELVSHEVVPEDWGGDTQFIEVSAKQGTNIDALLEAILLQAEVLELNAPIEAPAKGIIVEARLDKGRGPVATLLVQSGTLKKGDVVLAGTAFGRVRAMMDENGKAIDTAGPAIPVEILGLSDVPQAGEDAMVLTDERKAREIALFRAGKFRDVRLAKQQAAKLENMFAQMADGSGEVQTLSIIIKADVQGSYEALAGSLQKLSTDEVRVSILHSGVGGISESDINLAIASKAIVIGFNTRSDAAARKLAENEGVDIRYYSIIYDAVDEVKAALSGMLAPEKKEQILGTVEIRQVIPVSKVGNIAGCMVTDGLIKRTASIRLIRNHVVVHTGELDSLKRFKDDVKEVKQGYECGLMLKNFNDIQEGDQLEAFEIVEVARSL
- the rpsO gene encoding 30S ribosomal protein S15; translation: MAMTAAQKADIVKSFQHKEGDTGSSEVQVALLTARINDLTPHFKANTKDHHSRRGLLKMVSRRRRLLDYLKRTDADSYRALIARLGLRK
- the rbfA gene encoding 30S ribosome-binding factor RbfA; amino-acid sequence: MAKARKGFSRADRIAEQIQRELAELVRTGLKDPRVGWITITAVQVTRDYSHAKVFYTVMDEKTREVSQEALEHSAGFLRSELGRSIKMFTTPQLHFVYDESVSRGMHMTSLINQVAKEDAEKFGAGDAEAADDEGGAE